The nucleotide window AATGGAAGTTTAGCTCCAGCTATTAACCACACGGATTCATAATCAAACTTTGCAGTCTTGTCTAACAGACAGGAGGAAAGTATAGCTACAGCTATGGACCCCATGAATCCAACAGTACTCTACTGTCACCTGCCTCACTTCATTGTAAAAGGAAGCTGTGAGGGACGATGATGAGAATCTGCAGAGATTTCATTTTGGTACACGAAGCAGCTGACATCATCAAATTGCTTTCAATAGAATAGAATGCGAACATATACTGAAGGAATCAGCATATTTTGCTTTcagccacattttaccctcaatgTATGCACACAGTTTTCATTCATGATTCACCCGTTGAAGATACCAGGCTCTTATCTTGTCATTCACTACTTAGGAAAAAGTACCATTGAATATAAGTACGGCAGagcttgttttcttgtttttttttctttcttattaaagttaaaaagttaaagttgtgggttttaggtctcccctgagacgaccttcatcatctcctcgggcgaccatgagcCATCTGGGACTattactagccccctctaacctccccccccaggcgccactctggggagtacccccggtagaatgtctcactattcgcgccttagcggggacgcgaactcgggacctctgaaacagaagcccgcaaCGCTACCAACTTAGCTATCCAGAGAATTATCACCCACTATTTAGGAAAAAGCACATTGGCAAAACAAAGAATGATAATTATCAAGTATTACTAAACAATAACCAGTTTTAACAGGCAGACAGTGCATctataattcatcaagagatttctAATTTCTAAGTACAGTAAGCATGCCTCAACATCTGAGTGACCTAGCATTTTATGTGGATTAAGTTGCCATCCTTTAACTGTTaacatattttcctttaaaatcctCACTCTACAGGATGTGGTAGAAGGTCAGGTATTAATAGTTCAATCTTTTTGCATATGAAATATTCATCTAATTAATTCTTGCTATGGTGAATTTGAAAAATCATTGGTAATATTCATTTAAAATCTTATTAAGAAACAAATATGAATAGCAATTTTGTTACTGATTTGCACCACTGAATATTCATCAGCAGTATACTATATACCActcttttgggctcgagccatttcgtcctgatggaagttcctccaaggcagctttctacttggaatatttctgctagtgatatagcagagaattttacctgtagaggtatcacagcgTTACTacccccggagcgaatatcccgaaagatatcgtgtatgtaacagggacgttcGAATATGTTAACCTTATCtaaaaggatatgggataggattgattacgtgggagagccgttacaactctgaATGTAAACACGTACGCTGATCACCATAGATTTTACCCATGTCAAAATCCCTTGTTTCTGGTTTTCAAAACTAACACAGCTTCTGGCACTTAATGTTTTCCAATGATTAAATCTATGGAAGGCCAAATGACCATAGCTCTTCCATCTCTTATTGTAGGGAACCTTTTACAGTGTGTCTTTAAAGTCGTAACGCGGATACGTTACAACTGAAAATTTGAAGCAATATTTCTCTAATTCCAATATAGCTAGTTTTTACTTTGTACTTTTTCTTTGCTCCCTTTGCTCTCTTTCTTTTTGCTCCCCCTGCTTTCtttcttccagtgtcttgggttagagttctcttgcttgggggtacactcaggaatTTATCCCCGACTTTAACGTAATATCTTAAtatgggctgccaatgcaagagcctatGGCCCTCTTATTTTAAGGCTGAGGTcaatcttaaacgaacgaacgaatgaacactcaggcacactacctggttccttatttcctttcctcacagctattttccctgttggagctttgggcttatagcctactgcttttccaacaagggtagtagcttagctagtaataataataataatctagttcaAGCTGGCTTACAGAACCTAAAAGTGCTCTAACATTCACATCCAGTTCAAGAACAGAGATCCTTTGGGAGAATCCTAAAAGTAGTTAAAAAGGTGACCCTATCCAGAAATATCTCTTGAAGTGTGACTGGTCCATAAGTGTTGATACAAATACATTTCTTCCTCGAAAATCAAGTAAACTTAATAATCTAGTTTTAATGATGGCATctacagttgaatcagtggaacttcataagttcaaactttcagcaaatgcttttattttgaacaggtGGACAAGAGTCTctcgtcatagtttatatatgacagatctattttaacgccgATActtatcttgagatattttatattttccattcattacttctcatatatagtttatctatttacttatttcttttcttcactgggctatgtttcttgttgaagcccctgggcttatagtatcctgcttttccaactagggttatagattagctagcaataatgataataatatttcaaaaagaCTGGTGCCCATACTATGTAACTACGaattaaattttgataacttgTCACTATTGCAACAATATATTCATGCAATTTATATCTacttatccatccatataccaaggcacttcccccaattttggggggtagccgacaccaacaatgaaacaaaacaaaaaggggacctctactctctatgttccttcagcctaatcagggactcaaccgagttcagctggtactgctagggtgccacagcccaacctcccacatttccaccacagatgaagcttcataatgctgattcccctactgctgctacctccgcggtcatttaaggcaccggaggaagcagcagggcctactggaactgcatatCTACttataaagtttaataaaaaagGGTCTATAAATGTGTGCCAACCTATtgaacacttacatacatacagtacattaacATAGATTATACGTACCTCTCCAGCTTCGTTCTTTTTACAGCATGATCTTGGAACTAAGTTCCCTCCAAGACTGAAGTTGATATTTGTGAGCCATTCTGTTAAGGGGCTTTCGATGCCACAACACTTCATCtgaaaaaaagaatagaatttaGATTATATTTCTCCTTACCGATTATATTAGATGCAAATCATAAAAATATCTCCCTATTAATGTACTATATTGTAGTTTATTGAATGACAAAAAAGAGAATTCAGATTATATTTCTCTTGACTAATTATATTAGATGCAAATCATAAAAGCATCTCCCTATTACTTTATTGTAGTTTATTGAATAACATAAAAGTGAATTCAGATTATATTTCTTTTGACTAATTATATTAGATACAGATCATAAAAGTACCTCCCTATTAATgtacttttttgtagtttattgaaGGACAAAAAAGAGAATTCAGATTATATTTCTCCTTACTAATTATATTAGATGCAAATCATAAAAGTATCTCCCTATTAATGTACTGTATTGTAGTTTATTGAATAACATCAGTTTGTacaatatcctctgtaccatgctcttccattgtttagggttagagttctcttgcttgagggtacaatcaggcacactattctgtttccttatttactttcctcacagggctattagactgcagtagttaacctcttgagtgaagaagaattgtttggtatgtcagtgtatgaggacataggagaatatgtaaataggccagactatttggtgtatgtgtaggcaaaaggaaaatgaactgtaaccaaagagaaggatctaatgtagtactgtctggccagtcaaaagaccccataactctctagaggtagtatgtcaataggtagctggtgccctggccaacctactacttatgatATATTAGTTGGTGGAGACCTTCAGTGAGTGAGTCAGTAGGAATGGAGTTGATTTGAAGAGATAAAATCCACAAGGCAGAAAAGTTACTAAAATTAAATATATCACATTATGAGTTACTAAAATTAAATATATCACATTATGAGTTACTAAAATTAAATATATCACATTAAGAGTTACTATAATTAAATATATCACGTTAAGAGTGGTAAGCTGAAATAGAGATTGATTTAATTATTTTGAGAAATACAGGTGACCTAAAAGTATCAATACAGTaacatttttttaaatatcaacGTAGTTCAGtgttctgtgtttatatatacagtgcaatttttaaaaaaatcaacatactgtagtcTAGAGTTTTATGTATCtaagttcattattttcttttttttcaatattctgatacACAAAAAGTTTGGTAGTAAGAGAGACTTGAGAAGTCTATAGGTTATGAGAAAACTGCTCAATTTGGGGTCCAtactttttcaaataaaattttcttttctatgaATAAAAGATTCCaatctagaatgaaacagaataaaATTGACCCACAATTTCAGTGttctatgtgtctatatatacagtgcAATTCTAAAAATTTCAACATTCTGTAGTCCAGTGTTTTATGTATCTGTAaatacagtacatttttttttttcaatattcagatacacaaaaaaaaaaaagtttggtagcAAGAGTGACTTAAGAATTCTATAGGTCATGAGAAAACTGCTCAATGTGGGGGTCCAacctttttcaaataaaatattcttttttatgtatCAAAGATTCCAATCTAGAATTTTCAAGAAGCAGAATGAATATTGACCCACTGAAATTCAATTCCTACTATTTATTTGAAATTAGGGCTGCTTTCAAACCAGAAAAAAAACCTCCTAAATTATGACTTTGATACTTGATTAAGACACCAACTAAGAGCAACAATTAACTACGTCAAGTGTTGTGGTAGCTTATATGAAACATCTTCTCTTAAGCTAGATTGTTAATTGCATATGCaatctcactgtccttgtgagctagggataggtggtttgggataagcccataggtctacctgctgagtcgtcagcagctatTGTGTGGCCCTCCCTGGGTATGTCTTGACAGAGTGGGGTTTGGgccatgatcatatgtatatattataagcctctagggcattgttctgctaagacattgtcactgtcccttgcctctgccattcatgagtgacctggctctccctggccctagcttgatgaagaggggcttgggtgctgatcgtgtgTTTATATTGTCAGCCTTGAAGGTATTGTCTTGCtattgcattgtcactgtccctggcctctgccattcatgagcgacctggctctccctggccctagcttgatgaagagagggcatgggtgctgatcatatgtttatattgtcagtctctagggcattgtcactatcccttgcctccgccattcatgagcgacgcataaacctttaaactaatgaCCCCTTAAACTTACCGCAATCTGGGTCTCATCCCAGGCCTTTGTGATGGACGAGCCAGAATTTGGAGAGTATTCCTTCATGGCACTGGTCATGGAGTGCTTGATTGTGGTTCCAGCCTTATCTTTGAACACGTAGCCTAAAATCCCTCCGATAAGAAGAATGACGAAGAGAAGTAACACGAAGATGAAGTACTGCAAAGAAAAGGAAAGGGGGATTATTTAGGTTCATACGTGAGATACCTGGGAATTAGCTGAttagtaattttttatattttggaacCTGGAAATTAGTTTTGTTATTCTCAATACTTGGAAACTGGAAAATAACTGCTTTATCATTTTCAATTGGAAACTGGAAAATAACTTCTTTGTGATTTTTAAAGGGAAGCTCTGTATATTCTGATGATGACAGCTTTATGACTGTGTATACTGGGAATTTCTATGGTTTACAGTGTTCTGACCTTCCAACTTTAAAATTAAACCTTGTCATCTTTTAGCATGAACTTCATAACTTGAAAAATTTTCCCACATGGCGTTAATGCCACCAGCACACCTCACgaggtacactgtaggcattgctGAAGGATCTTCACAGTGTCCCTTTGGCCCTTAGCTGCACCCAGTTCTTAGTAATCTATATTACCCCTGTACCCACTTTCTCCCATTTTATTTTCCAGCATATTTTAGTTTTTGATACACAGTTCAACATCAGGGATTTCTTCCAGTGGCATCCTGGTGGCGCATGGCCTTCCTAGCCCTAACCTGTGCCACACATGGTCTTGCTAGCCCTAGCCTGGGCCATACGATTTAAACTACATACATCCTTCCAACCCAAAACATTCCGGGGACAACTTACCGTGAGCAGCATACATTTGATCTCCTTGAGGGCCCCaaaacatccgaggaaagagacgAAGAAGATCAGACAGCCGGTTGCAATGAGGATGTAAGCCGCATTCATGTACATCTCATTGCCGAGCAACTGTTCCAAATATGGGCGATCAACGACAGTCCAAATACCAAGTACAAGGATGACTATGCTCGCAACCTGGAAGATAAATAGACACATGAATACATTTGAGTTGTGGTATAGAGATACTTTGAATTCTTGGGGAGTAAATTGTGGACATAAATACATTTCAGTTATAGTATAGAGATACTTTAGATTCTTGGGAAGTAAATTTCTGACATAAATACATTTCAATTATGGTATAGATATACTTTAGATTCTTGGgtagtaaattgtggaccattgcATGAAAGGATGTGCTCTGGTAAACCAAGAGTTACGATGAAGTCTGCATTTGAGCTACAGTGGATGGTACTACGTACATCAACAACTCTACTAGGACATACAAGGCTGTCGCAGTATTAATTAACATATGGTATGAAGAGCATACATAATGTACTTTTATGCTAGTACCCTTAAAAATCATTAGCAATGCAACATACTATAGATTATATAGTGCATACTGTATATGGTTACTATGTTATATATGGGAACAGCCCTCAAATCCCCTTACGGCccctaaaaaaactcaaattttcaCAAAACTATTTGCAGTAATGGTTATTATAAACATACCACTCTAGATATCTATAATTTGCATATGACTAGAGTGCTTTAGaaacttttagatttattttaatgaatatccCCGCATCATGTAGAGGAGATAAAAAATTCTGCAAATTTTGTAGACATTAAAACTTATAAATTATGTTGAATCCCTGGTCAAGTAACCAGTGAAGGAAATGAAGATGCTGATAAATTATCAACTGTCTGTATCAGATCTGATATATTGTATTCATGTCAGAGACTTATTACTAATTATGAAACTGATCAATTACTTGAATTTAGGGTATTTTTTGCACAACTCTGACAGTCTCAGAAGTGCAAGGAATGTAGAACAACATTTACAATTGCAATATGCATTTTTCAACTAAAAACAAAATGTGGTGAACATCTTCCTTCCCACTCGAGATACTACGCTAGTCTCATTGGgtcatttgactagccagacagtactacattggatccctctctctggttacggcttattttccctttgcctacacatacaccgaatagtctagcctattctttacatgttctcctctgtcctcatacacctgacaacactgatattaccaaacagttcttcaatctttacatattctcctctgtcctcatacacctgacaacactgaaattaccaaacagttcttcaatctttacatattctcctctgtcctcatacacctgacaacactgatattaccaaacagttcttcaatctttacatattctcctctgtcctcatacacctgacaacactgaaattaccaaacagttcttcaatctttacatattctcctctgtcctcacacacctgacaacactgaaattaccaaacagttcttcaatctttacatattctcctctgtcctcatacacctgacaacactgatattaccaaacagttcttcaatctttacatattctcctctgtcctcatacactttacaacactgatattaccaaacagttcttcaatctttacatattctcctctgtcctcatacacctgacaacactgaaattaccaaacagttcttcaatctttacatattctcctctgtcctcatacactttacaacactgatattaccaaacagttcttcaatctttacatattctcctctgtcctcatacacctgacaacactgatattaccaaacagttcttcaatctttacatattctcctctgtcctcatacactttacaacactgatattaccaaacagttcttcaatctttacatattctcctctgtcctcatacacctgacaacactgatattaccaaacagttcttcaatctttacatattctcctctgtcctcatacacctgacaacactgatattaccaaacagttcttcaatctttacatattctcctctgtcctcacacacctgacaacactgaaattaccaaacagttcttcaatctttacatattctcctctgtcctcatacacctgacaacactgatattaccaaacagttcttcttcacccaaggggttagctactgtatTGTaactgccttgtttcctttcctcactgggctattttttcctgctggaacccttgggcttatagcatattcttttccaactagggttatagcttggataataataataataataataattgctgtacCTATATACTTTGTAGAAAGGTTTTCTATTGAAAGACTATCTGCTC belongs to Palaemon carinicauda isolate YSFRI2023 chromosome 17, ASM3689809v2, whole genome shotgun sequence and includes:
- the Tsp74F gene encoding tetraspanin-9 translates to MGRGVEMTGCGRCLRFLMFGINFIIWVASIVILVLGIWTVVDRPYLEQLLGNEMYMNAAYILIATGCLIFFVSFLGCFGALKEIKCMLLTYFIFVLLLFVILLIGGILGYVFKDKAGTTIKHSMTSAMKEYSPNSGSSITKAWDETQIAMKCCGIESPLTEWLTNINFSLGGNLVPRSCCKKNEAGELMDCQRGPTSANAHLTGCYKKATEFVASQAVIIGGVAIAVAAIMLLGLILSIALFKMID